TGGCTGTTGCCGACGCTCAGCTCCAGCGGCAGTTGCGGATAGTCGCGCCGCCAGACGGCGAGCATGCCGGGCAGCAGGTAGTTGCCGATGGTGCTGCTGGCGTAAAGCCGGATGGCGCCGTTATCCTCACGAAACAGCTGTTCGATATCGGCGGCCTGCTCCAGCAACCCCACCGCGCGCGGATAAAGCAGGCGGCCATGCTCATTCAGCACCAGCCGTTTGCCGACGCGATCGAACAGCTGCACCCCAAGCTGTGCTTCGAGATCGGCCAGCGCGGCGCTGACCGCCGACTGCGACAACGCCAACTGCTGCGAAGCCTGGGTCGTCGAGCCGCTTTTCAGCACCTCGGTGAATACTTCTATCTGACGCAGCGTAATGTGCATGGCGTTTTCCCTAGGCCATAAAATGTCTGACGCACCAGACGATCACCGCCAGCCAAATCAGCAGCACCATCGCCAGCCCAACGCGGCTGACCACCTTTTTACCTTTACGCCGCCGCTGCTCCGCCTGCGCTTCGCTGCTGAGGCGGATCTCTTTCGGCAGCAGGCGCAGCAGCAGCATCACGCCGAGCGGCACGATGATCGCATCATCCAGCAGGCCGAGAATGGGGATAAAATCGGGGATCAGATCGATGGGGCTAAAGGCATAGGCCACCAGCACGCCGGTCATTAGCTTCAGCCACAGCGGGGTGCGCGGATCGCGGCAGGCGAACCACAGCGTGAGCGAATCTCTCTTAATAAGCCGCGCCCAGCGGCGTAATCGACCAAACATAGTTTCTCCGCGCTATACCACTTATATCGATTAATAATAAATATATAATCAATTTCTCTTTTAAGCCAGCGATGGGCAGACTCTTCGCAACAGAGAGGAGTCGAACTATGGCTGAATTAACCTTTACCAAATCGCATCTGTCCCCGACCCGCTGGCTGCCTGGCCTGCTGCTGACGGCGGCAATCGCCACCGTCGCGCTGCTGGCGGGCGCCCAGCCTCATGTCGCCGCGCTGGGCCTGAGCGCGCTGACGCTGGCGATCGTTCTCGGCATAATACTCGGCAATACGCTTTATCCGCGCCTGCATCGCGCCTGCGACAGCGGCGTGCTGCTGGCCAAACAGCGACTGCTGCGGCTCGGCATTATTCTCTACGGCTTTCGTCTTACCTTCCAGCAGATCGCTGACGTGGGCGTCAGCGGCGTGCTGATCGACGCGCTAACGCTCAGCTCCACCTTTCTGCTCGCCTGCTGGCTGGGCCGCCGCTGGCTGCGACTCGACAGGGAGACCTGCTGGCTGATCGGCGCCGGCAGCAGCATCTGCGGCGCGGCGGCGGTGCTGGCAACCGAACCGGTAGTGAAAGCTCAGGCGTCGAAAGTGGCGGTAGCGATCGCCACGGTAGTACTGTTTGGCACGCTGGCGATTTTTATCTATCCCCTGCTCTGGCCGCTGGCGCACCAGCTCTGGCCTGAACTGAGCGCGACGCAGTTCGGCATTTACACCGGCTCGACGGTACATGAAGTGGCGCAGGTGGTCGCGGCGGGCCATGCGATCGGGCCGGAAGCGGAAAACGCGGCAGTGATCGCCAAAATGTTGCGGGTGATGATGCTGGCTCCGTTCCTGCTGCTGCTCGCCGCGCGCCTGCAGCGGCTGACGCCGGGCGGCCACGGCGAGAAGCGCGCCCTGCCCTTCCCGTGGTTCGCGCTGCTGTTTATCGTCGTGGCGCTGTTTAACTCGCTGCATCTGCTGCCCGCCAGCTGGATCGCCGCCATCAACGCGGTCGATACGCTGCTGCTGGCGATGGCGATGGCGGCATTAGGGCTGACGACGCACGTCAGCGCGCTGAAGCAGGCGGGCGTGCGCCCGCTGCTGCTGGGGGCGCTGCTGTTTATCTGGCTGATAGTCGGCGGCGGCGCGCTTAACCTGCTGGTTCACCATTTCATGCCGCTGGCGCATCAGTTATCATGACCGGTTTGCTCAGGTCAGGTCATTAACAGGAGAACGGCATGAAATTTATCGGCGCCCATGTCAGCGCGGCAGGCGGAGTGGATCAGGCGGTGCAGCGCGCCCATGAACTCGAAGCGACCGCGTTTGCGCTGTTTACCAAAAACCAACGTCAGTGGCGCGCAGCCGCGCTGACGCCGGCGACCATCAGCGCCTTTCGCAACGCCTGTGAAAAGTATGGCTACAGCAGCGCCCAGATCCTGCCGCACGACAGTTTTCTGATTAACCTCGGCCATCCGCAGGCGGAGCCGCTGGAAAAATCGCGCGCCGCCTTTATCGATGAGCTGCAGCGCTGCGAACAGCTGGGCCTGTCGCTGCTTAACTTCCATCCCGGCAGCCATCTGAATCAGATTGATGAAGCGGACTGCCTGAAGCGCATCGCCGAATCGATCAATATTGCCCTGGATAACACCCACGGCGTTACCGCCGTGATTGAAAATACCGCCGGTCAGGGCAGCAACCTTGGCTACCGTTTCGAGCATCTGGCGGCGATCATCGACGGCGTTGAAGATAAATCGCGCGTCGGCGTCTGCATCGATACCTGCCACGCCTTTGCCGGCGGCTACGATCTGCGAAGTGAAGCGGACTGCGAAGCGACTTTCGCCGAGTTCGATCGCATCGTCGGCTTCCGGTACCTGCGCGGCATGCACCTTAACGACGCGAAAAGCGCTTACGCCAGCCGCGTCGACCGCCATCACAGCCTGGGCGAAGGCAATATCGGCACCACGGTGTTTAGCTGGCTGATGAAAGACAGCCGCTTCGACAATATTCCGCTGGTTCTGGAGACCATCAATCCCGATATCTGGAAAGATGAGATCGCCTGGCTGAAGTCGCAGCAGCGCGACGCGGCCAGCGTCGAATAAGCCGCGGCTTACGCCGGGGCATGACACCGGGCAGACGGCGCACGCCGTCTGCTTTTTATTGCCGTGGCGGTGCGGCAAAAGATTAAAACCGCTGAAGTATCACCGCATCACGCCGATAAAGGATGCTGATTTCGTCTACAGGGAGTACCACATGAAACGCTCTGCTTTGCTGCTGCTGGCTGCAGCCATCGCCGCACCCGCCGGCGCTGAGACCCAGCCGAAAACCATCAAGTCCGTCTGGGTCAACCCGTTTATGATTATGCGCCTGCATAACCAGATCAATATGGTCACCAACCTCACCTTCAGCGATGAACGCCAGGTGCAGCGCTGGTCGGCGATTGACTGTACTCAGCGTAAGGCTTACCGACTCTACTGGGATCTGCTGGATAACCAGGGCCTGAAGGAACACCGCTTCTACGGCGAGAACCTGGCCCGCTACGCGCCGCCGCAGCCGGCGCCGGAGACCACGCCGGAGCAGATCGCGCAGCTCTGTGACGCGAAGATTAAAGAAGCGGAGTGGGTCTACGTTGAGAAAAAGAACCGCTGGGACGTGCCCACGCTTATCGACCGCGCTAATATTGTGCGGGCGGGCGAGAACCTCGTGGTTCGTGTTGGCTTCGGCTACGATAAAATCAGCTGGGATCCCCCCTACGACGCGCCCTATAATTTCAAAATTGAGCTGCATTTGTACCACTGCGGCAATAAGGCGGATAAAGTGGTTGGCGCGCTGGATGTTGACCCGCAGGGGCGCGTCACCGATGGGCTGGTTGATAAAGAGGCTATCCGCCGCGCCGACAGTTTTGAGAACACCCCGGCAACCGTCGCCGCGTTTGACGCCATCTGCCGGCTCCCCACCCCCGGCGACTATCGCGGTCTCGGGCGCTACGTCAGTAAAAGCGCCCCTGCCGATGATTCTCTGCTGCGGCCGATGCTGCCACAGTTCGGCGATAACTCAACCCAGTGGCTGGCGCAGTTCCCGCTTGATGCGGCATTGACCGCGCAGGCGCAGGGGCTGGTGAAAAACTGGGCGATGCCGAAATTTCATCGGCTGCGCTGGACGGAAAGCGGCACCAGCGGCGATAAGGTGAACTATACCCTCGACGCACGCCCCGATGGGCTGCTGGTGCGCCTGGAAGACTATCGCCTGTTCAAGGGGCAGCGCATCATGCTCGCCAATGCCATCCAGCTGCAGTCCGCCCTCTCTATCAGCCATGTGCCGAATCAAACCCGCTCGCTGCAGACCACGCTGCGTTTCCCGCTCTATCAGGGAGAGCGCTACGTCACCACGGTTGAAGATGGCGATGTGGGCGAGGAGAAAAAGCTTAACCGGCTGACCGAGCGTTGCGAAGTGATGGAAAAAGGGGATGCGCGCGCGCTGAATGCCGCCTTTAGCGGCAGCTACTGGCGCGTCAGCTGCGAACAGGAAAACGATGAGGGCAAGGTGAAAACCGAGTCGGCATTTTTAAACGATCTGAATATTTTTCTGCCGCTGCAACGCCATGTGAAAGGCAAAATGATGCCGGTGGCGCTGAGCGACGTCAGCATCAGCCGCTAGCTTATCTTCGGGTTGTGCTGCCCGATATCTACTGCCAGTTTATCCGCCGTCAGATAAAAAAAATGCCAGCCCGCGGGCTGGCATTGTTATCGCCGGAAGAGAATCAGGCTTTCGCCAGCTCCGACTCAGGACGCTTCAGTACCGCATAGGCCACGCCCGCCAGCAGCGTACCCACCACGATGGCCAGCAGATAGCCCAGCACCGGCGTAATGGCGCCCGGGATCAGCAGCACGAACAGACCGCCGTGCGGCGCCATCAGTTTCGCGCCGACCATCATGGAGATGGCGCCGGTAACCGCGCCGCCGACGATGCAGCACGGCAGCACGCGCATCGGATCGCGGGCGGCGAACGGAATCGCCCCTTCGGAGATAAAGCACAGGCCCAGTACCAGCGCCGCTTTACCGCCTTCCTGCTGTCCTTTGTTGAATTTCTTACGCGCCAGCAGCGTCGCCACGCCCATCGCCAGCGGCGGCACCATGCCCGCAGCCATAATCGCCGCCATCGGCGCGTAGGTCTGAGAACTCAGCAGACCGACGCCGAACGCATAGGCCACTTTGTTAATCGGACCGCCCATATCGGCGCACATCATGCCGCCCAGAATCGCGCCCAGCAGTACCGCGTTAGCCGTACCCATGTTGCCCAGCCAGTGCGTCAGGCCTTCCATAATTTTCGCCACCGGCGTGCCGACCACGTAAATCATCAGCAGACCGGTGATCAGGCTCGCCACCAGCGGGATAATCAGGATCGGCTTCAGCGCCTCCATGCTCTGCGGCAGCTTCACTTTGCTGCTGAGGAACTTCGCGGCGTAACCGGCGATGAAACCGGCAATAATGCCGCCAAGGAAGCCGGCGTTGATGCTGCTGGCCAGCATACCGCCGATCAAGCCCGGCGTCAGGCCAGGGCGGTCGGCGATGGAGAAGGCGATAAAGCCTGCCAGTACCGGCACCATCAGCGCAAACGCCGTGCCGCCGCCGATCTGCATCAGCGCCGCCGCCAGCGTGCCCTGCTCTTTAAACGCGGTGATGCCGAAAGCGAAGGAAAGCGCGATCGACAGACCGCCCGCCACCACCATCGGCAGCATATAGGAAACGCCGGTCAGCAGATGACGATAGGCGCCCGCGCGCTCCTGCTGCTGCTCGCCGTCGCTGGCGGCGCCCTGCGCGTTACCTTTCGGCTGATAAGGACGCGCTTCCGCCAGCGCTTTATCGAACTCCTGCGCGGTTTTCTTCAGCGCCAGGCCCGTTGAGGTGCGGTACATCGGTTTACCAGCGAACTTCGCCAGATCCACTTCGATATCGGCCGCAACGATCACCAGATCCGCCTCCGCCACTTCCTGCGGAGTGATAGGGTTACCTGCACCCACCGAGCCGCGGGTTTCCACTTTTACCCACCAGCCGCGTTTCTTCGCTTCGGTTTCAATCGCTTCGGCCGCCATAAAGGTGTGCGCCACGCCGGTCGGACAGGCGGTGATAGCGACGATACGTTTGGCACCGGTTGGCGCCGCCGCGCTCACCGGTGCGGCGATCGGCTCAGCGGCCGCCGCCTGCCAGGGTTGCGCTTCCGCTTTGGCACGGGCAAGGAACGCCTGCGGATCGCGCAGCGCCTGGGCGGCGTTGCCCTGCCATACCGCTTTGCCGTTCAGCGCGCTATCAGTTGGCATGCGATCGCCCAGCGCGATCACCAGCTCAGCCTCTGCCGGGTTTTCCACCAGCGTCAGGCCGGCTTTGCCCGCCGCCGCCGCGATAAGTTGTTTTGCCATATAACCTGAGGCGAGCCCCAGCGAAGGATCTGTCATCAGCAGCGTTTTCATTATGCCTCTCCTGCTGTCAGTTAAAGGGTTTCAGGTCGACGCGCGCCATCATTGCGGCCAACTGAGTACGATCGGTAACGCCTACGTTGCTCTGGCTCACCGCCAGGGCGGCGACTGCTGTCGCCAGACGCAGGGTATGCTCGCTGGATTCGCGCATCAGCAGGCCGTAAATCAGCCCGCCGACCATGGAATCGCCGGCGCCTACGGTGCTGACCACTTCACAGGCCGGCGGCCGGGCGATCCATTCGCCGGACGCGTTCACCCACAGCGCGCCTTCCGCGCCGAGCGAAATCACCACGTGGGCAATGCCCTGTTCGCGCAGGGCGTGCGCCGCCTCAATCACATCTTCCAGCGTCGGCAGCTTGCGTCCGGCCCAGATTTCCAGCTCGCGGCGGTTAGGCTTCACCAGCCAGGGGGCGGCTTTCAGGCCGGCCACCAACGCTTCGCGGCTGCTGTCGAAAATAATGCATGGACACTGCGTACGCAGATCGCTCATCCAGCGCGTAAACGCGTCAGGATCCACGCCCGCCGGCAGGCTGCCGCTGACGCAGACCATATCGAACTGGCCCAGCCAGGTGAGAGAATCGGCGGTAAAGCGCTCCCAGTCCTGCGCGCTGACATCGAAGCCGGAGAAGTTCAAATCGGTGACTTCGCCATCTTTTTCCGTCAGCTTGACGTTAATGCGCGTGCGGCCCGGCACCACCTGAAAGCGGTTGGCGATACCCAGCTCGCTGAACAGATGCTGAAAGCCATCCTGATTCTCTTTACCGAGGAAACCGCCAACGGTGACATCGATGCCTAAATCTTTCAGCACCTTCGCCACGTTAATGCCCTTGCCCGCCGCGTGCAGGCCAGTGGTTTTCACCAGGTTGACTTCGCCACGTTCGATTTCCGGACAGTAGCCGACCAGATCGTAGGCGGGATTCAGCGTAATGGTTGCGACGCGTCTGCTCATGCTGCCCCCTCGCCGAGGCCGCTGTTGATCGCCTCTTCAATGGCGTTTAACGCCTGTTGTGCATCTTCACCGCTGGCGGTAAAGCGCAGGCGATGTCCTTTTTTCACGCCCAGCGCCACTACTTTCATCAGGCTGCGCCCGTTGGCAGGTTTGCCGCTGCCGTCGAGATTGGTGATGGTGACATCGCAGTTAAACTGCTTGATCACGCTGACCAGCGCGGTGCCCGGACGGGCGTGCAGGCCGTGTTCATTGCGGATAATGAACTCTGCCGTCAGCACTTCCGCCTGCTCATCCACTTCGCTGGTCATCAGCGCCAGCACGCCTGCGGCGTCTGCTTTCAGCAGGCGATCCGCTTTTTGCTTCAGCAGCAGGTCGCTGAGATAGTTCAGCACCTGCAGCGGCTTATCGTCCGCCACCGCAACGGTGACCAGCATCGCCGCCGGTTCGCCGTCGACGGTAAACGGCTGAGCGGCGCGGCTGACCGCCACGGCGCTGCCGAGGTTGCCATCAACGCTGTCGTTCAGCCAGATGCCCTGCCCCAGATTCAGCGGCGTCGCGCCGATCACCTGGGCGACAAAGCGCGCGTCTACCGCGCCCGCCTGCTGTAAGCGGCCGGCATTGAGCGCCTGCAGCGTCATCAGATCGCTGGCGTTGACGTCAACGGCGATCAGGGAGGTATCGAATTTAAATTCGCTGCCCTGCTTCTCGCCCATCAGCAGGCTGCGCAGCTCTTCTGCGGAGTCGGTTGTTCTCAGCTGAGCGGCCACATCATCATCGCTCAGTACGTGCGTCAACTGACGCAGCAGCGCCAGATGCTCATCGGAGCGCGCGGCGATACCGATCACCACATACGCGGTTTGATCGTCGCCCCAGGCGATGCCCTGTGGAAACTGAAATACCTGCACGCCGGTTTGCAGCACTAAATCGCGCGTGTCGGTGGTGCCGTGCGGAATGGCGATGCCGTTGCCCAGATAGGTTGACGTTTGTTGTTCGCGGGCGAGCATACCCTGCACATAGCCTTCGCCGACGTTACCGGCGGCGGTCAGCGCGGCAGCGACCTGACGAATCGCCTCTTCCTTATTGCTGGCCGTTTGCCCTGGATGGATGGCCTTGATATCGAGCTGGAACATAGTTCTCCTCTCCTGCCGAAATTGAATCGTTTCAGCTGTATTGAGAAAAAAAGCGTTATCCCATGCCAACTTTACTACCGAGATAACGCTGAAACGTTTCAATCAGTTTGGTACAGAGTGCCGTTTGCGCGCAAGTTATACGTAAATTTGCGTAGCATATTTTTGAAGCAACGCACATTTCATTTACCTTTTCGGAATAAACCCTCTTCATAGCTGATGGCTTTGCTGAAAGCGAACTAAAATCAACTCCCGGATTTCAGCCTTTTTCAGCAGGCGGCGGAAAAAAAGTAAATCGGGACTGAAGGGGTTTTGACAGGCGGATGGGGAAAAAAGCGCACGGCGTTGGCCGGTTAAAACCCAGTCTATTGGGCACCGTCGCCAGGCCGGCGTCTGCAGGTTACGGTTACGGCTTTTGGCGTTCGGCAACGGCCATGCGGATCGGCCGCTGGGGTCTGCGGGAGGAGGCCAATCTTTACCGGGCGCTCAAATACTCAGGCCTGGAAGTTAGGTCAGTCGGTCAGTTAGCCAGTCAGCCAGTCAGCCAGTCAGCCAGCCAGTTAGCCAGTCAGTCAGTCAGCCAGTCAGCCAGTCAGCCAGTCAGCCAGTCAGCCAGTCAGCCAGTCAGCCAGCCGGAGGATCTCAGGGCGCGGTCGCCGCTTCCAGCGTGAGCAGCCAGGTCATTGCCTGCTCGCGCGTCGAGGCGCACATCTCTGCCGAGGGCTGCAGGCTGGCGCACACCTTCGGGCGCAGCGACGAGCCAAAGATTTTGCAGCGCAGCTGCGCGTCGAGCTGAACACAGGGCGTATTGGCCGGTTTTCCCTGCGGCATGCCGGGAATCGGCGATGAGATAGACGGCGCCGTACAACAGGCTCCGCAGGCGGTGCGACACTCCATACCTTTCCCCTTAAAAATTTCCGCGACAATATCAGCCCGCCGCCGGAATTGCCATGCGCGGCAGGAAATATTGCGCGTTTCCGACAGCGCACCGTTTGACTGGCGCAATTGCCAGGCGCGCCGGGAAAGAGTACGCGTTTCCGGTATCGCACCGTTTGACTGGCGCAATTGCCATGCGCGCCGGGAAAAATGAGTCCGGGATCTTGCCTGATCAGTTGGCCGGGAGTACTTTGTCGCGATTCTTTATTCCCCCATGCAGAGAGAGTTGACATGCCAAGAGCTAACGAAATTAAGCGCGGAATGGCCGTGACCTGGAACGGTAAGCTGCTGCTGGTAAAAGATATCGATATCCAGAGTCCCAGCGCCCGTGGCGCCTCAACCCTGTATAAAATGCGTTTTACCGATATCCGCACCGGCCTGAAGGTGGAAGAGCGCTTTAAAGGCGACGATATTCTCGACACCATCACCCTGAGCCGCCGCTCGGTGACCTTCTCCTACGTCGACGGCGATGAATATGTCTTTATGGATGACGAAGACTACACCCCCTACAGCTTTAAAAAAGCGCAGATCGAAGAAGAGCTGCTGTTTATTCCCGAAGGCGGCATGCCGGGCATTCAGGTTCTCACCATGGATGGCCAGGTGCTGGCGCTTGAGCTGCCGCAGACGGTGGATATGGAAATCGTCGATACCTCGCCGGGCATTAAAGGCGCCTCGGCCAGCGCGCGCACCAAACCCGCGGTAATGAGTACCGGCCTGTCGATTCAGGTGCCGGAATACCTCAGCAACGGCGAGAAAATCCGCATTCATATCGCTGAGCGCCGCTATATGGGCCGCGCAGACTAACATCCCCGCCCGGCGAGAGTGTCGCCGGGCATTTTGTTATGTTATAACAAAATCACTCAGGGAACGCTGATCGTTACCACGCCCACCTTGTGCTGGCTGTCGAGCCAGGTCAGATGCCTCTCCTCAAAGGGGGCTGAGCGCTGCTTTTCCTGGACGATTTCAGCAAGCGGCTGGCTCTGCTGCCGCCATTCGCCGTTTCGATAACAGCTGCTGCGCAGCGCCTGGCCTGTAACGGAATAGTGGCAGCCGACTTCGTGAATGCCGCCGGTAAACAGCACCGTGCCGTCTTCGGCGCAGGCGACAGCGGAAAAAAGCAGTAAGGCAGGTAAGGCTGAATATTTCATGGGTTGTTCCACACCATTGGATGATTCTTAGCAATACTATTAACTAAAAACGCTACCGGCTTTTTTGCGATGAAAATCGGGCCGGCTGGCGGATAAAAAGGAGGTAAGCATGATCCAGGTCAACCTGATCACCGGTTTTCTCGGCAGCGGCAAAACCACGACGCTGCTGCACCTGCTGGCTAACAAACCGGAAGGCGAAAACTGGGCGATCCTGGTCAATGAATTCGGCGAAATCGGCATCGATGGCGCGCTGCTGGCGGAAAGCGGCGCAGTGCTGAAAGAGATCCCCGGCGGCTGCATGTGCTGCGTAAACGGCCTGCCAATGCAGGTCGGCCTGAATATGCTGCTGCGTCAGAACGCGCTTGACCGCCTGCTGATTGAGCCGACCGGCCTTGGCCACCCTAAACAGATCCTGGATATGCTCAGCGCCGAAGCTTATCAGCCCTGGCTGAGCGTACAGGCGTCGCTGACGCTGCTCGATCCGCGTCAGCTCAGCGATGCGCGCGTGCGGGAAAACGAAAACTTCCGCGATCAGCTGGCGGCGGCGGATATCGTCATCGCCAATAAGCAGGATCGCTGGCAGGCGCAGGATCGTCAGGCGCTGGCGCAGTGGCAGACGCAAGAACTTGGCGATCGCCCGTTAATCGCCACCGAATATGGCCGCATCGATCCGGCGCTGCTGGCGCAACCGCGCCGCAACCTGCGCGCATTGCCGCAGAGCGCCGCGCATCAGCACGCCCATCCACGGCGCGAGTCGGGCCTGGCGGCGCTGCGCCTTGATAACAATGCACGCTGGCGGCGCGCCTTTAATCAGGGTCAGGGCTATTACGCCTGCGGCTGGGCCTTCGACAGCGAAACAGTTTTCGACACTGTCGGCGTGCTGGAGTGGGCGCGTCTGGCGCCGGTAGAGCGCGTAAAAGGGGTGATGCGCATCGCCGAGGGCGCGGTCAGCATTAATCGTCAGGGCGCCGATTTTCGTATTGAAACGCGTCAGGCGCCGCCGCCGGACAGCCGCATTGAGATCATTCACCACAGCGACGCAGACTGGAATCAGTTACAAAGCGAATTGTTGAAACTCCGTTTAACTGATAAGCCGTAACTTATGCCGTTATTTTGTCCTTTGACTTGAGTCCTTATGAACGCAAAACGGTTAGCGATTATTCTGCTGCTGAACCTGGCCGGCGTGGCGCTGTTTTTATCCTGGTATCTTCCGGGCAATCACGGCCCCTGGTTTGGCATCGATAAAGCGATATTTTTCTGGTTCAACCAGCATATGGCGACCAGCCACGCTTTCGCTCTGGTGCTGGCGATCACTAACTTTCGTGGTTTCGACGCCGTCTCATTGCTGGCGATGGGCCTGCTTTACTGGTCCTACTGGCGCCGCGAAACGCCGCAAGGGCGACGCCGTATGCTGGCTATCGGCATCTGTATGCTGATCACCGCCGTGATCCTGAATCAGCTGGGCCATCTGCTGCCGGTGAAGCATTCCAGCCCAACGCTGTTTTTCGACAACGTCTGGCGTGTGAGCGAGCTGACCGGCATTCCAGCAAAAGATGCCTCGAAAGATAGCTTCCCAGGCGACCACGGCATGATGCTGATCATTTTCGCCTGCTTTATGCTGCGTTATGTCGGCATTCGGGCATTTTTGATGGCGCTGGCGATCGCGGTGGTGTTCTCTCTGCCGCGCATTATGGCGGGCGCGCATTGGTTCACCGATGTGGCGGTAGGATCGCTGTCGGTAGTGCTGGTGGGGCTGAGCTGGTGGCTTATCACCCCCGCCAGCGACTCGCTGGTCAACTGGCTCTATCGCACGCTGCCAGGCAGATATAAACCTGGCAAAGCGGCCTGAAAAAGGCCCGTCGGCTTCCCCGGCGGGCTTTTTTTTATAGATTGATAATAAGCCTGCTAATGAAGGATGTGAGAGGCAAGGAGTATATCAGGGTTAAGCCCTTATTATGTTTTGAGAGTGTTTGTCCAGCCCCCCTGCTCTGAAAACCTGCGCAATCCCCTAAATTGACCGATTAAAGCCCCTTTAATCTCGCCATTATTTATCCATATTTGTCTATAAAGTAACCAAATGGTTATATATTGATTTCACATCAAAAAAACCTATAAAAAAGTGCGTAAAACCACTCGCCATGCGGCATGCGATCGGGTAACCTCAGCCACTGCAAGGCATTAGTGGCGATGAAAAGGCGAATCTGGAAAAGAAAAATGTGCGCATTTACACATTTTAAAGATTCAGAAATTGTCTTATGCCTTTGCACTAATTAATCTCATGCCGTTTTGCTCATTAATCAGCGACCTCCGGTCGTAAGGACTTCAAGGGATAATAAACATAATGGTCAAATCTCAACCGTTCCTGAGATATATCTTGCGGGCGATCCCTGCTGTCGCGCTGGCGACGTTACTCTCAGCATGTAGTGGCCATCACGGACAGAATGCGCAAACTGAGACCCATGCAGTTAATAACCACAATGGTTTTTTACTTCAAGCGTCTCAGGATGAATTTGAACAAATGGTGCAGAATGTCGATATTAAATCGCGCATTCTGGAACAATATGATGACTGGAAAGGGGTGCGCTATCGTCTCGGCGGCACCACCAAACGCGGCATCGATTGCTCCGCCTTTGTTCAGGTAACTTTTCGTGAGCAGTTTGGTCTCGACCTGCCGCGATCCACATGGGAACAAAAGGATACCGGACGCGGGGTATCACGCAGCAAGCTGCGTCCCGGCGATTTGGTCCTGTTCCGCGCCGGCTCTACCGGCCGTCACGTAGGCATTTATCTGGGCAATGATAATTTTGTCCATGCTTCGACCAGCAGCGGCGTAATGATTTCCAGTCTTAACGACGCTTACTGGAAAAATCGCTATCGGGAAGCCCGACGCGTACTGAGCCGAACGCAAAGTTAATTTATCCCTGAAGTCGTTTCTATTTAATGAGCTAATAAAAACGCTGCCCCGGCAGCGTTTTTT
This DNA window, taken from Mixta gaviniae, encodes the following:
- a CDS encoding phosphatase PAP2 family protein, whose protein sequence is MNAKRLAIILLLNLAGVALFLSWYLPGNHGPWFGIDKAIFFWFNQHMATSHAFALVLAITNFRGFDAVSLLAMGLLYWSYWRRETPQGRRRMLAIGICMLITAVILNQLGHLLPVKHSSPTLFFDNVWRVSELTGIPAKDASKDSFPGDHGMMLIIFACFMLRYVGIRAFLMALAIAVVFSLPRIMAGAHWFTDVAVGSLSVVLVGLSWWLITPASDSLVNWLYRTLPGRYKPGKAA
- the mepS gene encoding bifunctional murein DD-endopeptidase/murein LD-carboxypeptidase, with product MVKSQPFLRYILRAIPAVALATLLSACSGHHGQNAQTETHAVNNHNGFLLQASQDEFEQMVQNVDIKSRILEQYDDWKGVRYRLGGTTKRGIDCSAFVQVTFREQFGLDLPRSTWEQKDTGRGVSRSKLRPGDLVLFRAGSTGRHVGIYLGNDNFVHASTSSGVMISSLNDAYWKNRYREARRVLSRTQS
- a CDS encoding CobW family GTP-binding protein, which encodes MIQVNLITGFLGSGKTTTLLHLLANKPEGENWAILVNEFGEIGIDGALLAESGAVLKEIPGGCMCCVNGLPMQVGLNMLLRQNALDRLLIEPTGLGHPKQILDMLSAEAYQPWLSVQASLTLLDPRQLSDARVRENENFRDQLAAADIVIANKQDRWQAQDRQALAQWQTQELGDRPLIATEYGRIDPALLAQPRRNLRALPQSAAHQHAHPRRESGLAALRLDNNARWRRAFNQGQGYYACGWAFDSETVFDTVGVLEWARLAPVERVKGVMRIAEGAVSINRQGADFRIETRQAPPPDSRIEIIHHSDADWNQLQSELLKLRLTDKP